The Streptomyces sp. NBC_01268 genome window below encodes:
- the hpt gene encoding hypoxanthine phosphoribosyltransferase, translated as MGTDLKSVLITKEEIDAKLAELAAKIDAEYAGKDLLIVGVLKGAVMVMADLARALSTPVTMDWMAVSSYGAGTQSSGVVRILKDLDTDIKGKHVLIVEDIIDSGLTLSWLLSNLGSREPASLEVCTLLRKPDAAKVAIDVKWIGFDIPNEFVVGYGLDYAEKYRNLPFVGTLAPHVYGG; from the coding sequence ATGGGCACCGACCTCAAGTCGGTGCTCATCACCAAGGAAGAGATCGACGCGAAGCTGGCCGAGCTGGCCGCGAAGATCGACGCGGAGTACGCGGGCAAGGACCTGCTCATCGTCGGTGTCCTCAAGGGCGCCGTGATGGTGATGGCGGACCTGGCGCGCGCGCTGTCCACCCCCGTCACCATGGACTGGATGGCCGTCTCCTCCTACGGCGCCGGCACCCAGTCCTCGGGCGTCGTCCGCATCCTCAAGGACCTCGACACCGACATCAAGGGCAAGCACGTCCTGATCGTCGAGGACATCATCGACTCGGGCCTGACCCTGTCCTGGCTCCTGTCCAACCTCGGCTCGCGCGAGCCGGCCTCCCTCGAGGTCTGCACCCTGCTGCGCAAGCCGGACGCGGCGAAGGTCGCCATCGACGTGAAGTGGATCGGCTTCGACATCCCGAACGAGTTCGTCGTCGGATACGGCCTCGACTACGCCGAGAAGTACCGCAATCTCCCGTTCGTCGGCACCCTCGCCCCCCACGTCTACGGCGGCTGA
- the tilS gene encoding tRNA lysidine(34) synthetase TilS, with product MGPHPAVAAIRLAVRRVLHDVLTEHTTQRAEGGPHGRPDGRPLVLVACSGGADSMALASALAFEARKLDLRAGGVTVDHGLQTGSEQRAREVADRMTALGLDPVEAVTVTVGRDGGPEAAARDARYAALDAAAERHGATAILLGHTRDDQAETVLLGLARGSGIRSLSGMAAVSGTARRYRRPFLELDRQTVRKACIAQELAVWDDPHNSDPAYTRSRLRHEGLPALEKALGKGVVEALARTAQLSRDDADALDSWAADAEASVRDDTGRLECAKLSGLPPAVRRRVLRRAVIAEGAPAGSLFARHIEEVDRLITGWRGQGAINLPGRVEARRQGGRLVIRQG from the coding sequence ATGGGTCCCCATCCTGCGGTCGCGGCGATACGCCTGGCGGTCCGCCGCGTACTCCACGACGTCCTCACCGAGCACACCACCCAGCGCGCCGAAGGCGGCCCCCACGGCCGGCCCGACGGCCGGCCCCTGGTCCTCGTCGCCTGCTCCGGCGGCGCCGACTCCATGGCGCTCGCCTCCGCACTCGCCTTCGAAGCCCGCAAACTCGACCTCCGGGCCGGCGGCGTCACCGTCGACCACGGCCTCCAGACCGGCTCCGAACAGCGCGCCCGTGAAGTCGCCGACCGCATGACCGCCCTCGGCCTCGACCCCGTCGAAGCCGTCACGGTCACCGTCGGCCGCGACGGAGGCCCCGAAGCCGCCGCCCGCGACGCCCGCTACGCCGCCCTCGACGCCGCCGCCGAACGCCACGGCGCCACCGCGATCCTCCTCGGCCACACCCGCGACGACCAGGCCGAAACCGTCCTCCTCGGCCTCGCCCGCGGCTCCGGCATCCGCTCCCTGTCCGGCATGGCCGCGGTCTCCGGCACCGCCCGCCGCTACCGCCGCCCCTTCCTGGAGCTCGACCGCCAGACCGTCCGCAAGGCCTGCATCGCCCAGGAACTCGCCGTCTGGGACGACCCCCACAACAGCGACCCCGCCTACACGCGCTCCCGCCTCCGCCACGAAGGCCTCCCCGCCCTCGAGAAGGCGCTCGGCAAGGGCGTCGTCGAAGCCCTCGCCCGAACGGCCCAGCTGTCCCGCGACGACGCCGACGCCCTCGACTCCTGGGCCGCCGACGCCGAAGCCTCCGTGCGCGACGACACCGGCCGCCTCGAATGCGCCAAACTCTCCGGACTTCCCCCCGCCGTCCGCCGCCGCGTCCTGCGCCGCGCCGTGATCGCCGAAGGCGCCCCCGCGGGCTCCCTCTTCGCCCGCCACATCGAAGAGGTCGACCGGCTGATCACCGGCTGGCGCGGCCAAGGGGCCATCAACCTGCCCGGGCGCGTCGAGGCACGCCGCCAGGGTGGCAGACTGGTCATTCGGCAAGGCTGA
- the ftsH gene encoding ATP-dependent zinc metalloprotease FtsH, with translation MDVKRYFRGPVMWIVLAVLAVVVLMQVVGSSEGYKTVDTSQVVQAIDKNQVKSAKLTTGDEQVIKIDLVDGQQINKSGKVQASYIGTQGADLADKLQEKFEAGQIEKGYTVSPTKQSPFVSVLLSLLPFVLIVVVFLFLMNQMQGGGSRVMQFGKSKAKLITKDTPKTTFADVAGSDEAVEELHEIKEFLQEPAKFQAVGAKIPKGVLLYGPPGTGKTLLARAVAGEAGVPFYSISGSDFVEMFVGVGASRVRDLFEQAKANAPAIVFVDEIDAVGRHRGAGLGGGHDEREQTLNQLLVEMDGFDVKGGVILIAATNRPDILDPALLRPGRFDRQIAVDRPDMQGRLEILKVHQKGKPVAPDVDLGAVARRTPGFTGADLSNVLNEAALLTARSDQKLIDNKALDEAIDRVVAGPQKRTRIMSDKEKKITAYHEGGHALVAAASPNSDPVHKITILSRGRALGYTMVLPDEDKYSTTRNEMLDQLAYMLGGRAAEELVFHDPTTGAANDIEKATATARAMVTQYGMTERLGAIKFGGDNTEPFLGREMAHQRDYSEEVAALVDEEVKKLIETAHNEAWEILVENRDLLDNLVLALLEKETLGKEEIAEIFAPIVKRPARPAWTGSARRTPSTRPPVLSPKELALTNSANGSSSATTPVDTTKTPDALPEEHPEV, from the coding sequence ATGGACGTGAAGCGATACTTCCGTGGGCCGGTCATGTGGATCGTGCTGGCCGTCCTCGCCGTGGTCGTGCTGATGCAGGTCGTCGGCTCGTCCGAGGGCTACAAGACGGTGGACACCTCCCAGGTAGTCCAGGCGATCGACAAGAACCAGGTCAAATCCGCAAAGCTGACCACCGGTGACGAGCAGGTCATCAAGATCGACCTCGTCGACGGTCAGCAGATCAACAAGTCGGGCAAGGTCCAGGCCAGCTACATCGGCACCCAGGGCGCCGACCTCGCCGACAAGCTGCAGGAGAAGTTCGAGGCCGGGCAGATCGAGAAGGGCTACACCGTCTCGCCGACGAAGCAGTCCCCGTTCGTCTCGGTCCTGCTCTCGCTCCTGCCCTTCGTCCTGATCGTGGTCGTCTTCCTGTTCCTGATGAACCAGATGCAGGGCGGCGGCTCCCGCGTCATGCAGTTCGGCAAGTCCAAGGCGAAGCTCATCACCAAGGACACCCCGAAGACGACCTTCGCCGACGTCGCGGGCTCCGACGAGGCCGTCGAGGAACTCCACGAGATCAAGGAGTTCCTCCAGGAGCCGGCCAAGTTCCAGGCCGTCGGCGCCAAGATCCCCAAGGGCGTGCTGCTGTACGGCCCGCCCGGAACCGGCAAGACGCTCCTCGCGCGCGCCGTCGCCGGCGAGGCCGGCGTGCCGTTCTACTCGATCTCCGGCTCCGACTTCGTCGAGATGTTCGTCGGCGTCGGCGCCTCCCGGGTCCGCGACCTCTTCGAGCAGGCCAAGGCCAACGCCCCGGCCATCGTCTTCGTCGACGAGATCGACGCGGTCGGCCGCCACCGCGGCGCCGGCCTCGGCGGTGGACACGACGAGCGCGAGCAGACCCTCAACCAGCTGCTCGTCGAGATGGACGGCTTCGACGTGAAGGGCGGCGTCATCCTCATCGCCGCCACGAACCGCCCCGACATCCTCGACCCCGCGCTCCTGCGCCCGGGCCGCTTCGACCGGCAGATCGCCGTCGACCGCCCCGACATGCAGGGCCGCCTGGAGATCCTCAAGGTCCACCAGAAGGGCAAGCCCGTCGCCCCCGACGTGGACCTCGGCGCCGTCGCCCGCCGCACCCCCGGCTTCACCGGTGCGGACCTCTCCAACGTCCTCAACGAGGCGGCGCTCCTCACCGCCCGCAGCGATCAGAAGCTGATCGACAACAAGGCGCTGGACGAGGCGATCGACCGCGTGGTCGCGGGCCCGCAGAAGCGGACCCGGATCATGTCGGACAAGGAGAAGAAGATCACCGCGTACCACGAGGGCGGCCACGCCCTCGTCGCGGCGGCCTCGCCGAACTCCGACCCGGTCCACAAGATCACCATCCTGTCCCGCGGCCGCGCCCTGGGCTACACGATGGTCCTGCCGGACGAGGACAAGTACTCGACCACCCGCAACGAGATGCTCGACCAGCTGGCGTACATGCTGGGCGGCCGCGCCGCGGAGGAACTGGTCTTCCACGACCCGACCACCGGCGCCGCCAACGACATCGAGAAGGCCACCGCCACGGCCCGCGCGATGGTCACCCAGTACGGCATGACCGAGCGGCTCGGCGCCATCAAGTTCGGCGGCGACAACACCGAGCCCTTCCTCGGCCGCGAGATGGCGCACCAGCGCGACTACTCGGAAGAGGTCGCCGCGCTGGTCGACGAAGAGGTCAAGAAGCTCATCGAGACCGCCCACAACGAAGCGTGGGAGATCCTCGTCGAGAACCGCGACCTCCTCGACAACCTGGTCCTGGCGCTGCTGGAGAAGGAGACCCTGGGCAAGGAGGAGATCGCCGAGATCTTCGCCCCCATCGTCAAGCGCCCGGCCCGCCCGGCCTGGACCGGTTCCGCCCGCCGGACGCCGTCCACCCGCCCGCCGGTCCTCTCCCCGAAGGAGCTGGCCCTGACCAACAGCGCCAACGGCTCCTCCTCGGCGACGACCCCGGTCGACACCACCAAGACCCCGGACGCCCTCCCCGAGGAGCACCCCGAGGTCTGA
- a CDS encoding DUF3180 domain-containing protein, whose translation MKQLRLKVLAGLFVVAGVLSWGAARLWDAVGTLPSVPLAAPIVLAAIAVVLTATALSLRARLRAQRERRPGAKGVEPLMAARAVVFAQASALVAALVAGMYGGTGVFLLGSLDIPARRDQALYAAFAVLAGIGVIAAALFLEHVCKLPEDEDDNGPNRAPVS comes from the coding sequence GCCGGCGTCCTCTCCTGGGGCGCCGCCCGGCTCTGGGACGCGGTCGGCACCCTCCCGAGCGTCCCGCTCGCCGCGCCCATCGTCCTGGCGGCCATCGCCGTCGTCCTCACCGCCACCGCCCTCTCGCTGCGCGCCCGCCTCAGGGCCCAGCGGGAGCGCCGCCCCGGCGCCAAGGGCGTCGAACCCCTGATGGCCGCCCGCGCGGTCGTCTTCGCCCAGGCCAGCGCCCTCGTCGCCGCCCTCGTCGCCGGCATGTACGGCGGCACGGGCGTCTTCCTGCTCGGCTCCCTCGACATCCCGGCCCGGCGCGACCAGGCCCTCTACGCCGCCTTCGCCGTCCTCGCCGGCATCGGCGTCATCGCCGCCGCCCTCTTCCTGGAACACGTCTGCAAGCTCCCGGAGGACGAGGACGACAACGGCCCGAACCGCGCGCCGGTGAGCTAG
- the folE gene encoding GTP cyclohydrolase I FolE: MTDPVTLDGESPIGEFDEKRAENAVRELLIAVGENPDREGLRETPARVARAYKELFAGLWQKPEDVLTTTFDLGHDEMVLVKDIELTSQCEHHLLPFHGVAHIGYIPAETGKITGLSKLARLVDVFARRPQVQERLTTQIADSLMRILDARGAIVVIEAEHMCMALRGVRKPGAKTTTSAVRGQLRDATTRAEAMSLILAR, encoded by the coding sequence ATGACCGACCCGGTGACGCTGGACGGCGAGAGCCCGATCGGCGAGTTCGACGAGAAGCGCGCCGAGAACGCCGTACGGGAGCTCCTCATCGCGGTCGGTGAGAACCCGGACCGCGAGGGGCTGCGTGAGACGCCGGCGCGGGTGGCGCGGGCGTACAAGGAGCTGTTCGCGGGGCTCTGGCAGAAGCCCGAGGACGTCCTGACCACGACGTTCGATCTGGGGCACGACGAGATGGTCCTCGTCAAGGACATCGAACTGACATCGCAATGTGAGCATCACTTGCTCCCCTTTCATGGTGTAGCTCACATTGGTTACATTCCCGCGGAAACGGGCAAAATTACCGGCTTGTCGAAGCTGGCCCGTCTCGTGGACGTCTTCGCTCGTCGTCCGCAGGTGCAGGAGCGCCTGACGACGCAGATCGCCGACTCCCTGATGAGGATCCTCGACGCGCGCGGCGCGATCGTCGTCATCGAGGCCGAGCACATGTGCATGGCGCTGCGTGGTGTCCGCAAGCCGGGCGCGAAGACGACGACCTCGGCGGTACGTGGCCAACTGCGTGACGCTACCACCCGTGCCGAGGCCATGTCCCTGATATTGGCCCGTTAG
- a CDS encoding zinc-dependent metalloprotease: MTSIGGAGTSGMVDWNLAVATATRLVRPGPEVSREEAREVVAELRRHAKAAEEHVRAYTRMIPEDRDPADTPDTPVLVVDRTGWIKANVAGFRELLSPLLDKMQERRSGSTGGTVLSSVGGKVTGVELGMLLSFLASRILGQYETFAPAGRDLPADSAGRLLLVAPNIVHVERELDVSPHDFRLWVCLHEETHRTQFTAVPWLRDHLQGEIQSFLAATEVDPSTVVERLREAAQALAGGRPEGEQDEPAPSLVELVQTPEQREILGRLTAVMSLLEGHADYVMDGVGPDVVPSVAEIREKFQQRRARGASRLDLALRKLLGLDAKLRQYRDGERFVRAVVDQVGMDGFNRVWTSPNTLPTKAEIAKPADWVARVHRKADS; encoded by the coding sequence TCGCCGTCGCGACGGCGACCCGCCTGGTGCGACCGGGCCCCGAGGTGAGCCGGGAGGAGGCCCGCGAGGTCGTCGCCGAGCTCCGCAGACACGCCAAGGCCGCCGAGGAACACGTCCGCGCCTACACCCGGATGATCCCCGAGGACCGCGACCCCGCCGACACCCCCGACACCCCCGTCCTCGTCGTCGACCGCACCGGCTGGATCAAGGCCAACGTCGCCGGCTTCCGCGAACTGCTCTCCCCGCTCCTCGACAAGATGCAGGAACGCCGCTCCGGCTCCACCGGCGGCACCGTCCTCAGCAGCGTCGGCGGCAAGGTCACCGGCGTCGAACTCGGCATGCTCCTGTCGTTCCTGGCCTCCCGCATCCTCGGCCAGTACGAGACCTTCGCCCCCGCCGGCCGCGACCTGCCCGCCGACAGCGCCGGACGCCTCCTGCTCGTCGCGCCGAACATCGTCCACGTCGAACGCGAGCTCGACGTCTCCCCGCACGACTTCCGGCTCTGGGTCTGCCTCCACGAGGAGACCCACCGCACCCAGTTCACCGCCGTCCCCTGGCTGCGCGACCACCTCCAAGGCGAGATCCAGTCATTCCTCGCCGCCACCGAGGTCGACCCCTCCACCGTCGTCGAACGCCTACGCGAAGCCGCCCAGGCCCTCGCCGGCGGCCGCCCCGAAGGCGAACAGGACGAACCCGCCCCCTCCCTCGTCGAACTCGTCCAGACCCCCGAACAGCGCGAGATCCTCGGCCGCCTCACCGCCGTCATGTCCCTGCTCGAAGGCCACGCCGACTACGTCATGGACGGCGTCGGCCCCGACGTCGTGCCCTCCGTCGCCGAGATCCGCGAGAAGTTCCAGCAACGCCGCGCCCGCGGCGCCTCCCGACTCGACCTCGCCCTGCGCAAACTGCTCGGCCTCGACGCCAAGCTGCGCCAGTACCGCGACGGCGAACGCTTCGTCCGCGCCGTCGTCGACCAGGTCGGCATGGACGGCTTCAACCGCGTCTGGACCTCCCCCAACACGCTCCCCACCAAGGCCGAGATCGCCAAGCCCGCCGACTGGGTGGCGAGGGTGCACCGTAAGGCAGACTCGTGA